The genome window CTCGGACTCATCTTGGGGCCAAGGGAATCCAGAGTAAGTGGAGGTTCAGGCCTGGGGGTAGAGGGTCACATAAAGTTCATttcctactttattttttattttttttataggatttatttatttattatgtatacaatgttctgtctgcacatatccctgcaggccagaagagagcaccagatctcattacaagtggttgtgagccaccatgtggttgctgggaattgaactcacgacctttggaagagcaagcagtgctcttaacctctgagccatctctccagccccttcctactttattttattttggtttttcaagacagggtttctctctgtagttttggtgcccatcctggcactcgctctgtagcccaggctggcctcgaactcacagagatccacctggctctgcctcctgactgctgggattaaaggtgtgtactgctgtcaccaccacccggcatttcCCACTTTATCCATGGCTCTCTTTGGGCTCCTGAAGCCTCTAGGCTCTctgttccttctgcctttctcctgGGATTTGGGGAAAGACTTTTCTGGCATGTATCATCAGGAGTTTGACGATTTGAAAATTATGGTGGAATTTCTTAAAAGGATCATTGATAGCCTCTGGTTTTTGCCTGGGTGTCTGCAGTCAAGGTACCAGGAGAGAAGGACTTGCAGAAAGTGTGTGTGAACTTGTCTgaacaagaagaggaaaaggcTGAACAGAAAGAGGATGAAAACCTGATCCCAGGAGACCAGCCTCGGACAGCTGCAGTTGGTGAGATCTGTGAGGTAGGGCCTGAGTAAGCGGTGCAGCTTGGGGGTCTGGGTGATAGGAAGGAGCTGAGGAACTACAGAGGGTGGTTGTGGGAGATCACGAGGGCCCAGAAGAAAGATGGAGACCTAAGCATCAGCCAGCAAAATGGCTCCCTGGTAAAGCGCATACCAAGAAAGCcttaagacctgagtttgatccccagaatccggggtggaaggagagaactgagtcaaTAGTAAGTGatattattaaaaaagaagacagacacgTCTTTGCTTACTTCTAACAGGAAGGTCTACGGGTACTGGAAGGCCTGGCAGCATCTGGTCTACGCTCCATCCGATTCGCCCTAGAGGTTCCTGGCCTCCAGTCTGTGGTTGCCAATGATGCCTCTGCCCGCGCTGTAGAGCTTATAGACCGAAACGTGCACCTCAATGGGGTGGCACATCTTGTACAGCCCAACCAGGCGGATGCCCGGTAGGTTGATTGGCCGTTTTTGTCATTGGTggggtggtgctggagatggaacccagggcttcgtgcatgctaagCAATAGCTTCCCGTAGGTTTTAGTCAGGCCTGCCCAGAGCCTGCAACTTACACCTGGAATAAGGCTACCTGATGACAACCCGAGTCCTGTTTAGCCTCCAAGTATGACCTTGGGTGGGTTAGCCTCTTGGACTCTAATTCCCTTGTTcctaaaagaataataatttcaTAGGGGTATACAATTACATTTTTCtaacttttgtttcatttgtctgTGTTTGAGAAAGCACTagtaggtcctcaggcttgtgtagGAAGTGCTGGtacccacccagccatctggGTAGTCTCTTCAGAGCCTGTCATGGTGCTGAAATATATAGCTCAGAACTAGCTTtgtaactgaagatgaccttggattttttttatttttttataattcaaaAAAAGATGtacttcattttatgtgtatgaatgtttagcCTACAGATGTGTGCCTGGGGCCCTCCAAGGTCAGAAGacggtgtcagataccctggaaagGGAATTACAGTTAGTTGTGagccatatgggttctgggaaatgaactcagaccctctgcaagatcaataagcactcttaaccagtgagcaaACTCTCTGgccctttttaaaactttaaatttcattcattcattcattcattcattcattgtgtgtgtgtgtgtgtgtgtgtgtgtgtgtgtgtgtacacgtatacACATGTACCTACATATATGTACAATTTACAGGGATCATTTCTCTTTCCACTTGTGGGTCTGGGGATAAAACTAGGTGGCTCTGaccttatgtagccctggctggcctgaaactctgagatctgcctcccaagtgctgggattactatcacacctggctctgactATGAATTTCTGATACTTGAGTCTttacctgagtgctaggattacaggcgcaagttaccacacctggtttattcAGTGATGGGGATCAGATGGAGCCTagagccaggcaagcactctgccaacggAACTACATCCCCAGCATGAAAAGTCCCTTTGGTGAAATGTCTCGTGAACTGTAggtgtgaccttgaactactctctcctgcccccaccttggtgctaggattacaggcttgattGCAggagtcttgtttgtttgtttatttatttacttacttatttttgaaacggtctcactttgtagcccttgATGGCCTGAAAGTCATAGAGATCCAgttgcttctgccttcccagtgctgggattaaaagtgtgagttaCCACACAGGCCCATAGCAGGATTCTTAAATAATGGAAGTGTATTGCCCAAACTCTATACAAGGGTGTTTAATGATGAGAACTGTATCTGTCTATAGGAACTTAGTTTTGACACATCGTCTGACCAATTTGATCTCGTGCTTTTCTTCAGTCTTCCAAGTAGCTAAGATTATAAATGTATACCAGCGGGCTCCAGAAATCACTTTCTTTTCTAACACCTTGTAGTAACACTGCCAACCTCTTGCCTCGGGCTGTCTTTCTGGGACCTGTTCCCACTCTGTTGCCACACCTCCTCTGCCAAGTGCTGCACTTCATCTTGCTTTTCAGCTttaagtattttatgtgtatgattattttgcctgtatgtatgcatgtacagcAGATGAatgtctgaggaggtcagaagagggcattggatctctggaactggagtcatgggtCACTGTGAGCCacctcatgggtgctgggaactgaatatgGGTCCTATGCATGAACAACAAATGTCCTTAATcgctaagccgtctctccagctgtattagttttgtttttttgttttgttttgattttgaatagGTTGTTACTCTAAAACCCTGACTAGCctgaaagtcactatgtagaccaggatagcctagAACtgacagagatttgcctgcctctacctctcaagggctgagattaaagatatacacctggctttttaaaaacttgtgaCTATAATGCTACTGGTTTGAACAGTGATATAATTTGAGATTTGGAtgtcttgttttaaaaatcagttttttgcatttattgatttataaagGGTATACTTGCCACAGCTcatctgtagaggtcagaggataatgtgagagagttggttctcttccaccACGCATGCCCCAGGGATTCAGGTTGTCAGTTttggctttacctgctgagtcggCTCTCTACACTCCCTcagtttattttttagtttttttatttatggacgtgtatctgtgtgaatgtgtgcacctTTGTACAGATACCCACaaaaggcagaagagggtgtcagatcccttggaataaGTTAAAGGCAGTGATAAGCCACCCAATTTATATGCTGTGGATTATATgcttggattctctggaagagcaggaagtgctcttctGAACCAACTTCCCATCCCTGTCTCTGCtaccccccccacctcctttattttttattttattattattttttctttaggcAGGGCTTACTATACAGCAGAGGAAGTCTAAAACCCATGACAATCCCTTACCTCAGCTGCATGGCTTACAGCCCTGTGGTATGATGCTTGCATAGCGTGTGTTAGCCTTGGGTTCAGATGGGAACTGACAGCTGTAGACTCTTAACagtacaggtgtgcactgccctGCTGGGCTGGTAATGGTTCTGTCATGAGAACATTGTAGAGTGTACTCACACAAGAGAAGATTGCTGTATCGacgggtgggactggagagagaactcagcagttaaaaacactgcctgctcatccagaggacctacGTTCTGTTCCCAGCAATATCAAGGCGGCCCCAGAGATCTAactcccttctctgtcctctgagggcaccaaACACACGCATGTTGCACAGGCAGGCATTCCTGcagataaaatattaaacaaatgaatcttctttttatttatttatttattttttggttttttgagacagggtttctctgtagctttgcgcctttcctggaactcactctgtagaccaggctggcctcaaactcacagagatcctcctggctctgcctcccgagtgctgggattaaaggtgtgcgccaccaccgcccagctgtgaaTCTTCTTTTTAATGTCACCAGGTAAGCGACGCTGATACTGTTGGTTGATCTGGCCTTCACTTGGGTTGTCCGGCTCCCTGGAGTGTCCAGGTGCAGGTGTCACTGAATCTGGCTTCACTCAGTGGAGTTCTTGCTGCTGTCGGTTTGCATTAGGCATGACCTCAGTTTTCCGGGCCGGCCCGAGCTCacggtcttcctgcctcagcctcacagttAGCTAGGTCTGCACTACCAGGCCTGGCACAGACCCAGTTTCTTGCTccccatttatttgtttgcttgtttatttgtgtgtgtgtgtgtgtgtgtgtgtgtgtgtgtgtgtgtgtgtgtgtgtggagacctgTGAGCACAGgtacctgaagaggtcagaaCAGAGTGTCAATGGTGGTCATGCTGAGGCGACTcagcatgggtgctgagaacaaacCTGGGTCTTGTGTacagcagctctctctctctcagtcactGAGCCACATCACCAGCCCCTGCAGTGTGGTTTCTTTATGGCTATAGGAGTCAAGGAACTGTCCTATTGGCTTTAATTTGTCAGGTTTATAGTGGGGGACTGAGACCTGTGTAAAACAGAACAATCTTTTGGTTAACAAATATCAAAggaagccaggtgtagtggtacacgcctttaatcccagcactcaggaggcagaggcaggcagatctgtgactttgaggccagcctggtctacatagtgagtctgggacagccagagctacatagtgagaccctgtctcaaataaaacaaatccaaccaaacaaaaaaactgatcAAGAGGCTGGAGTGCAGCTCAGCattagaacacttgcctggcatgcacgatactgggttccatccccatggctaaaaaatataaagaaaacccCAATggctaagctggcctcaaattcaaggccaaaaTCACTGTGCCATAGGGGACAGGGCAGGGACTTGGTTTAAGAGGCTGAGAACTTGGACTGCTCACATCTAGGATGCTGATGTACCAACACCAGAAGGCATCTGAGCGTTTTGATGTCATTGACCTGGACCCTTACGGCAGCCCTGCCCCCTTCCTGGATGCAGCAGTGCAGGCTGTGAGTGACGGAGGTGAGGCTGGGCCGGAGCCTCCAGAATGCCCAAGCAGGTGCGGGGCCAGCGTGCTTCGAGGGTCATCACTGCTGCCCTTCCCCACAGGACTGCTGTGTGTCACCTGCACGGACATGGCAGTGTTGGCCGGGAACAGCGGAGAGACATGCTACAGCAAGTATGGGGCCATGGCCCTCAAGAGCCGGGCCTGCCACGAGATGGTGAGAGTCCCCTGAGCTGTCCTGGGGGCGGGGACAGGCTGTGAGCACTCCTTCCTATACTGATGACTCGCTCGGTGTCCTCGGATGGCCAGGACTGGTCCATCCCAAGCTGTGACGTGACTGGCAAGCAGATCCTTGACCTCCTTCGTCAATGGGCAGGAGTGGTTAGGcaatcatttttttccccctagcaTTTGATAGtataaccttaaaaataaatatttttgttaggtGTGTTGGtgtattccagcacttgggaggcagaggcagatggatctcttatGAGACCAGTCGGGtgtgtattttttgtgtgttgtgtaccTATGGTGAACatatggaagtcaggacagcttCCTAgagtccattcttttttttttttttttaatttttcgagacagggtttctctgtgtagctttgcgcctttcctggaactcacttggtagcccaggctggccttgaactcacagagatctgcctggctctgcttcccgagtgctgggattaaaggcgtgcgccaccaccgcccggccatctaGAGTCCATTCTTGCCTTTGGGTCCTGTATCAGTcttggcaggtgcctttacttactgagccgtCTTGCCATCCCGAATTGAGGGTGCTGAGTACCCCAAGCAGGGGTCTCCTGCAGCTTTCTCTCAGGTGCTGGATTACAGGCGCAGCTCTCAGAATGAAACTAGGTTTTCATGTTGTGCCTGGGAATGGACCTTGTGCATGCACGgtgtctaccactgagccacatccccaccaCAGAAGTTGTGGTGTTGAGGGTTTGAGATAGGCTCTcgtgtagcctaagctggccttgaacttgctttgtacctGAAGATAACCTCAAACTCCacatcctcccacctccacctcccaaacgctgggaaaagaaaaaatcttGGAGCAATTTTCCAAGGTCTGAGTTCTATCTTGGCTTAGTTACCGGCTCTGCTGACCTCGTCTTTCTGGGCCTTAGTGCTGCATCTACAGGACAGGTGTGGTCACGGCGCCTACCCTGTGTGGTCGCCATGGGAAGGTAAAGCAGTGGGGGAGGCAAACGTGGCATCCTGTCCTGTTCCGTAAGGTCCCTTGCTGTCTGTTGTAGCCTGGACAGTGCCACCATCTCTTCCCGTCAGGCTCGACGTGCTTGTGAAGGCACACTCtcagctcggggggggggggggtgggggtgtgtgttgAGATCACCTGTGCAGGCTGCAGTCAGGTAGCGCCTGCCACCAGCCACAGAGACGGAATGGCATGGCTTTGCAGATGGGTAAACTGAGGAACAGCAAACACTGTTTGCCAGTGTCACACAGCCAGGAAATGTGGGCTGTAAGCCAAGTTGCGTTCCCAAGCTTGTTCTTCCAGCACTAATGCTCACCCTGCCGCCAGGCCCTGAGAATTGTGCTGCATAGCCTGGACCTGCACGCCAACTGCTACCAGCGCTTCGTGGTGCCGCTGCTCAGCATCAGTGCCGACTTCTATGTCCGGGTTTTTGTGCGCGTTTTCACAGGCCAGGCCAAGGTTAAGTCCTCAGCCAGGTAAGCCCAGCGGCAGGAAGCTGATGAATTGATGGGGGACCTTGGTGTCTGAAAAGGGACTGAGTTGGTCTGAGAGAAGAGTTGAGGTGTCGTGAGCACCTCAGGGACTCACGGCCTCTCCTGGGCTTCTACAGCAAGCAGGCCCTGGTGTACCAGTGTGTGGGCTGTGGGGCTTTCTATCTGCAACGCCTGGGCAAAGCGTCCGGAGACCCTGCTGGCAGGTGAGCACGGTGGTTTGGATTGGAAGGACGTCCCAGGTCCCCACCCCTCCGGCTGCCTCTCCTCCAACGGCCTCTCCTTACAGGGTCAAGTTCTCTGCTGCCTGTGGTCCTCCAGTGACCCCTGAGTGTGAACACTGTGGACAGCGACACCAGGTGGGCCCAGGTCAGAGAGGCAGCGGGCCCAgggtcccagcacacatgtaTTCATGCCCCTTGCTCATCTGTACCTTGTGTGTCCGTAGCTTGGAGGCCCCATGTGGGCAGACCCCATCCATGACCTGGACTTTGTGGGCCGAGTCCTTGAGGCAGTGACCACTAATCCTGGCCGCTTCCACACCTCCAAGCGGATCCAAGGTGTCCTGAGTGTTGTTACTGAGGTATGAATGGACATACAGGAGGAGGGGACTCGACACAGGGAGGGACCCGTCTTCCTGCCAGCACTCGATGCTACTCCATCCTTGCCTCTCAGGAACTTCCCGACGTCCCTCTCTACTACACACTGGACCATCTGAGCAGCACCATCCACTGCAACACACCCAGCCTTCTGCAGCTTCGGTGAGGGACCTTTGGGGGCAGCTTGGACCGTCAGAGTCTAGTGTGTGCCCAGGGCAGAGCTGAGAGGCCTTGAGCCCTCCAGCAGgtgctgttttttaatttttatgtgtgtatgtgttgcgtacacatgtatatgtacaccatgtgcatgcagtgccaaggaggccagaagaaggtgtcagattccccaggactggagttacagaggattgTGCGCCTTGATGTGGATACTGGGTTCCAAgcccagggtcctctgcaagagcagcaagtgccctttcttaaccactgagtcatctccctagcccccagCAGGTGGTTTGGTGTCACACTCAGTGACATGTCTTTCCTGTGAAAGAAACAGACATGCCGTTCCACGCCACCTGCTCTGGGGTCTAGCCTTCCCTTGCGGTCTCTGCACCTAGGTCAGCTCTCCTCCACGCTGGCTTCcgagtctctctctcccatgctTGTAAGAATGCAGTGAAGACAGACGCTCCCCCGCTAGCTCTCTGGGACATCATGCGTTGCTGGGTGAGGGCAGATGACTCCATGATTCGAGGCAGGAGGGCAAGGAAGGGATGGTGACGTGGGTGCACCTCAGGCCTAGCATCTCCTTGGCCTCTCTCCCCAGGAGAAGGAGTGTCCCGTGAAACGGGAGCGGCTGTCGGAAACCAGCCCGGCCTTCCGAATTCTGGCCGTGGAGCCCAGGTATGGACAGACATGCAGGAAGGGGGGATGAGCTACCTCAGGCATAGCAGGCCAGACCGACGCTGTCGGAGGGAAATCCAGACCCGCTGTCCCCTTCTGTCCTTGCCCCATACCCTTCCCAGTCTTTCCTTCGGCCCTACAGACCGGTTGTGTCTGGGTCAGGACAAAGCACAGACccttccatggctggctggctctttGCTCCTAGCAGCCTGAACCCAGCACAGTCCGGCCATTGCTTCTCTCTCACTTCAGAGAACCCTTCTGGACTGCACCACCCTGCCAAGCATTGCAGCCTGACTTAGGTCTTTTACCAAAATAGTTATTGAGTGGCATGTCCTGACACAGTATGacgttgttattttttatttctttgtggtgctggggatggaaccagagccttgtgcatgctgggcaagcgctctacctgGACCATACCCCTAGCCCTGGTTACTTCTGATTTGTCTTGTTGCTTGTCTGTCTCTGATGCTGCAAATCCAGCTCCATTGAGACAGATCCAGGCCACTTTGTCAGAAATTCACTAGGAAATCCGGGTGTCACTCAACAACTGGAAGAACTCTGAGCCTGGTAGACCAATGGTGCTGCCTCAGGGTGGGCAGCTTCTAGGGCTGTCCGTGTTCGCCCTGCATGGCTGctgcctcctgtccccacccTTTGTCCAGGCTGAAGGCCAACTTCAACATCCGGGAAGATGCCAACCCCAGCTCCCGCCAGCAAGGACTCAAGCGCTTCCAGGCCAATCCAGAAGCCAACTGGGGTCCCCGGCCCCGTGCCCGGCCAGGGTAATGTTGCAGAGGTGGGGCTTGTAGGGCTGGGTTGGCAGAGGCAACATAGGGTACCAGCCCCCGTCTCTGCTCAGGGGCAAGGCAGCAAGGAAAGATCTGGAGGAGAGGCGGAGGCTGCTACAGAATAAGCGGAAGGAGCCTGCTGAGGACCCGGCCCAGAGGGCAGCTCGCCTGAAGACATTTCCTTGCAAACGATTCAAGGAGGT of Peromyscus leucopus breed LL Stock chromosome 5, UCI_PerLeu_2.1, whole genome shotgun sequence contains these proteins:
- the Trmt1 gene encoding tRNA (guanine(26)-N(2))-dimethyltransferase isoform X3, with the protein product MLKGRLRTGSQLTTPPSPSRCAVITEFARTHLGAKGIQIKVPGEKDLQKVCVNLSEQEEEKAEQKEDENLIPGDQPRTAAVGEICEEGLRVLEGLAASGLRSIRFALEVPGLQSVVANDASARAVELIDRNVHLNGVAHLVQPNQADARMLMYQHQKASERFDVIDLDPYGSPAPFLDAAVQAVSDGGLLCVTCTDMAVLAGNSGETCYSKYGAMALKSRACHEMALRIVLHSLDLHANCYQRFVVPLLSISADFYVRVFVRVFTGQAKVKSSASKQALVYQCVGCGAFYLQRLGKASGDPAGRVKFSAACGPPVTPECEHCGQRHQLGGPMWADPIHDLDFVGRVLEAVTTNPGRFHTSKRIQGVLSVVTEELPDVPLYYTLDHLSSTIHCNTPSLLQLRSALLHAGFRVSLSHACKNAVKTDAPPLALWDIMRCWEKECPVKRERLSETSPAFRILAVEPRLKANFNIREDANPSSRQQGLKRFQANPEANWGPRPRARPGGKAARKDLEERRRLLQNKRKEPAEDPAQRAARLKTFPCKRFKEGTCQRGDQCCYSHSPTAPVASADAPLTDCPETPKILPGPEAAGGGTAGPGVD
- the Trmt1 gene encoding tRNA (guanine(26)-N(2))-dimethyltransferase isoform X2; translation: MEQKAQGPPSPPAMENGTRPCEERPPAAPEATITEGAAKIVFPNANEVFYNPVQEFNRDLTCAVITEFARTHLGAKGIQIKVPGEKDLQKVCVNLSEQEEEKAEQKEDENLIPGDQPRTAAVGEICEEGLRVLEGLAASGLRSIRFALEVPGLQSVVANDASARAVELIDRNVHLNGVAHLVQPNQADARMLMYQHQKASERFDVIDLDPYGSPAPFLDAAVQAVSDGGLLCVTCTDMAVLAGNSGETCYSKYGAMALKSRACHEMALRIVLHSLDLHANCYQRFVVPLLSISADFYVRVFVRVFTGQAKVKSSASKQALVYQCVGCGAFYLQRLGKASGDPAGRVKFSAACGPPVTPECEHCGQRHQLGGPMWADPIHDLDFVGRVLEAVTTNPGRFHTSKRIQGVLSVVTEELPDVPLYYTLDHLSSTIHCNTPSLLQLRSALLHAGFRVSLSHACKNAVKTDAPPLALWDIMRCWEKECPVKRERLSETSPAFRILAVEPRLKANFNIREDANPSSRQQGLKRFQANPEANWGPRPRARPGGKAARKDLEERRRLLQNKRKEPAEDPAQRAARLKTFPCKRFKEGTCQRGDQCCYSHSPTAPVASADAPLTDCPETPKILPGPEAAGGGTAGPGVD
- the Trmt1 gene encoding tRNA (guanine(26)-N(2))-dimethyltransferase isoform X1, producing the protein MSHARTVLWLSRPLRPARILCRAQFMEQKAQGPPSPPAMENGTRPCEERPPAAPEATITEGAAKIVFPNANEVFYNPVQEFNRDLTCAVITEFARTHLGAKGIQIKVPGEKDLQKVCVNLSEQEEEKAEQKEDENLIPGDQPRTAAVGEICEEGLRVLEGLAASGLRSIRFALEVPGLQSVVANDASARAVELIDRNVHLNGVAHLVQPNQADARMLMYQHQKASERFDVIDLDPYGSPAPFLDAAVQAVSDGGLLCVTCTDMAVLAGNSGETCYSKYGAMALKSRACHEMALRIVLHSLDLHANCYQRFVVPLLSISADFYVRVFVRVFTGQAKVKSSASKQALVYQCVGCGAFYLQRLGKASGDPAGRVKFSAACGPPVTPECEHCGQRHQLGGPMWADPIHDLDFVGRVLEAVTTNPGRFHTSKRIQGVLSVVTEELPDVPLYYTLDHLSSTIHCNTPSLLQLRSALLHAGFRVSLSHACKNAVKTDAPPLALWDIMRCWEKECPVKRERLSETSPAFRILAVEPRLKANFNIREDANPSSRQQGLKRFQANPEANWGPRPRARPGGKAARKDLEERRRLLQNKRKEPAEDPAQRAARLKTFPCKRFKEGTCQRGDQCCYSHSPTAPVASADAPLTDCPETPKILPGPEAAGGGTAGPGVD
- the Trmt1 gene encoding tRNA (guanine(26)-N(2))-dimethyltransferase isoform X4; the protein is MLMYQHQKASERFDVIDLDPYGSPAPFLDAAVQAVSDGGLLCVTCTDMAVLAGNSGETCYSKYGAMALKSRACHEMALRIVLHSLDLHANCYQRFVVPLLSISADFYVRVFVRVFTGQAKVKSSASKQALVYQCVGCGAFYLQRLGKASGDPAGRVKFSAACGPPVTPECEHCGQRHQLGGPMWADPIHDLDFVGRVLEAVTTNPGRFHTSKRIQGVLSVVTEELPDVPLYYTLDHLSSTIHCNTPSLLQLRSALLHAGFRVSLSHACKNAVKTDAPPLALWDIMRCWEKECPVKRERLSETSPAFRILAVEPRLKANFNIREDANPSSRQQGLKRFQANPEANWGPRPRARPGGKAARKDLEERRRLLQNKRKEPAEDPAQRAARLKTFPCKRFKEGTCQRGDQCCYSHSPTAPVASADAPLTDCPETPKILPGPEAAGGGTAGPGVD
- the Trmt1 gene encoding tRNA (guanine(26)-N(2))-dimethyltransferase isoform X5 codes for the protein MAVLAGNSGETCYSKYGAMALKSRACHEMALRIVLHSLDLHANCYQRFVVPLLSISADFYVRVFVRVFTGQAKVKSSASKQALVYQCVGCGAFYLQRLGKASGDPAGRVKFSAACGPPVTPECEHCGQRHQLGGPMWADPIHDLDFVGRVLEAVTTNPGRFHTSKRIQGVLSVVTEELPDVPLYYTLDHLSSTIHCNTPSLLQLRSALLHAGFRVSLSHACKNAVKTDAPPLALWDIMRCWEKECPVKRERLSETSPAFRILAVEPRLKANFNIREDANPSSRQQGLKRFQANPEANWGPRPRARPGGKAARKDLEERRRLLQNKRKEPAEDPAQRAARLKTFPCKRFKEGTCQRGDQCCYSHSPTAPVASADAPLTDCPETPKILPGPEAAGGGTAGPGVD